A window of Candidatus Methylomirabilis sp. genomic DNA:
GCCCAGGGCATCTGCCAGAATACGGTCATTGATGAGGCGATCCGGCACCGCCTGCGATGGATTTCCGACTACTCCTCCGTCAGGTCGCCAATCGCCTCCTCCATAATGCGGCGCCAGCGTCCGCCGGCGCGGTCCATGCGGACCAAAACCGACTAGTGCCCCGCGTTCGGGTCCCACCTCGCGTGGCAGCTGCATGGTCGCGGGGTTCCCCAGCGCGCTATTCCCTGGGACTTCCACGAGTTCACAGGACTTCAACAGGACTTCAATGGACAAGGTGAACGCGGTACTCGTCCCCAGGATGATGAGACCTGAAGCGGATCGGCTTCCGCCGCCCCCCAGGAGCTGCTGGCCCCTCTCCCGTGCCAGCCCGTCATCCGGTGCCGGGGAGCGGCCCTCACCGAATCCGGTAGGTCTGGGTGAGCCGGCTCCCCCGGCGCTCCAGCTCCACCTGGACCGTGCGGAGGGCCGAGTCCCGGCGCACCGCCTGGAAGATCCGATAGAGACTGGCGAAGCCGTCCACGGGCTGCCCGTTGACGTTCAGGATCGTGTCACCCACTTGGAGCCCGGCCCGCTCGGCGAGCTTCGGGGCGGTCACCGTGAATCCCTGCCGACTCAAGACCCCATCGGCCGCCGCCGAGGTGACTTGGTACTGGAACCCTGTCTTTAGAGAGAGGGTGGGCATGACGAAAGGCTCCAGGTCGGCCAGGACGCGTCCGGCGTTCTCCAGGAGGGATTCCACGTCGGCAGTGTTTATCTCATATTCCCCGCGGCCGAGCGGCTGGACCCTGACCTTCT
This region includes:
- a CDS encoding PDZ domain-containing protein — encoded protein: PGWRFAGTVLLQELHYRYKVVDRILHPDPVLVALEGLRAILEVEVLRSPEPIPPDSPEEAAARALVDAGASGAAGPLGPAPTPPARAMLDGDLLEKVRVQPLGRGEYEINTADVESLLENAGRVLADLEPFVMPTLSLKTGFQYQVTSAAADGVLSRQGFTVTAPKLAERAGLQVGDTILNVNGQPVDGFASLYRIFQAVRRDSALRTVQVELERRGSRLTQTYRIR